Part of the Tepiditoga spiralis genome, GACAAGCTGAAGCAATAAAAAGAGTTGCAGAAGGACAAAAATATAAATTAAAAACAGAAGCAGAAGGACAAGCTGAAGCAATACAAAATGTTTTTAATGCTATTCATGAAGGAAATCCAACAAAAGATTTAATAGCGGTAAAATATTTAGATGCTTTAAGAGATATTTCTAATGGACAGGCAACAAAAGTATTTTTACCTTACGAAGTATCGGGTGTTCTTGGATCAATATCAACAATGATTGAAGCAGCTAAAACCGATGTATTTAAAAAAGAGAAAAAGGAAAAATAAAAAAATGTTAATTTCTGTATTAATAAATGGATTGGCAATTATTTTAGCATTTTATATAATAAAAATTTATACTTTAAATAATAAAGAGTTACCAATGTTCTTAAAATATTTCGGCAATTATTTAATTGCCGGAAGTTTTTTAATTCTTTTTTATATTTATGGACATAAAAAAATGAATACAGTTCACTTTTTAAGTTTTTTAATACTATTAGTATATTATATAAGACAGTTTAATGTAACTAGAAAAAAATTTCATGAAAACTTTAGATCAATGGTCATGTCTTTTGGATATACAAGAAAAACATATTTTAAATCATTTCTTTCAAAAAAACTTATTAAAAGTGGAATTGAATCTTTTTTTTATGCAAATGCAATGTATATACTGTTTCAAACTTTATCAAAAAATATATATGAAGAATTAAATGGAATAAAACTAATAATAATCTTTTTACTGTTAATTTTAGCCTCCTATATAGATAGTTTTAATGAGGAAAAAATATACAAAAACGTAAAGTAGATTAAATATATCGGTGTTAGAATACCGTTGATGGGTATTAAAAAAATAGAAAATATATAAATTCAGGAGGTTACATTATGGAAAGATTACTTGATGAAAATACAGCAAAGCAAGTAAAAGAAGTATTAAATGAAATGGAAGGTTCAGTAAAGTGTTTATTATTTAAGGGAGATAATGAATATTCACAAGTTACTGAACAATTATTAAAAGAAGTTTCAGAAGTGAACGATAAAATAGTTATTGAATCATATGATATAAATGATCCACTCGCTGAAGAATTTGACATTGATAAAGAATTAACTCCTGCAATGGTTATGTTAAATTCAAAAGGAGAAGATTTAGGAGTTAAGTTTTATGGAATTCCTTCTGGACATGAATTTTCTACACTTTTACAAGAATTAATAGCAATGTCAAAAGGTGGAAAAACAGAATTTTCTGAAGATGCAGTAAGTAAATTATCTTCAATAGATAAAAAATTAAGAATAAGAGCATTTATAACTCCTACATGTCCATATTGTCCTAAAGCAGTTCTTGCAGCTCAACAAACTGCTATGATAAATGAAAATATTTTAGGAGAAATGGTTGAAGCAAATGAATTTGGTCCACTTTCAATGAAACACGGAGTTAGCTCTGTACCTCATACAGTAATAGAAGTATTTGAAAATGGTGAATGGGTTGTAAAAAATGAATTTGTTGGTGCATATCCGGAACCTAACTTTGTAGAAGAAATATTAAAAGCAGTAGAATAATAAATAAGATAAAAAGGTAACCGGAAGGTTACCTTTTTTTATAGGAGGAATAATATGTTTTTTGATATGGGAAGTGCTGGGAAAAAATCAGAATTAAAAGAATATTATGATATGATAATAATAGGCGGAGGTCCTGGTGGTGTTGCTGCTGCAATATATGCAGTTCAAGGTGGTGTAAAACCTCTAATTATTGAAAAAGCTTTAGATGGTGGGCAAATGAATTTAACTGAAAAAATAGAAAACTATCCAGGTTTTTCATCAATTGAAGGAAGTGAGTTAGCTGAAAAATTTGGTGAACATGCAAAAGAATTTGGTGTTGAATTTAATTATTCTACAGTTATAAAAATAGAAGATAAAGGAAATGAAAAATTAGTTTATACTGATGATGGAAATGTTATAAAGACAAAAGTTATAATAATTGCAACTGGTGCAAATCCAAGGCCGGCTGGAGTAAAGGGAGAAAAGGAATTTACTAATAAAGGAATTTCATATTGTGCAACGTGTGATGGTCATTTTTTTAAAGATCAAAAAGTAGCAGTTATTGGTGGTGGTAATACTGCTGTTGAAGAAGCATTGTATCTTTCAAAAATAGCAAAAGAAGTTGTAATTATTCATAGAAGAGATAAACTAAGAGCAGATAAAATATATCAAGAAAGAGCGTTTAATACTTCTAATATAAGTTTTAGATGGGACAGTGTTATAGAAGAAATAAAAGGGGATATAAAAGTAAGAAGTCTTGTATTAAAAAATAAGAAGACAAATGAATTAACTGAAGAGTTATTTGATGGAATTTTTATTTTTATTGGTTTAGAACCAGCTGTAGATTTTTTAAATGGAATTGTTGAGTTGAATGAATCAAAATATATAAAAGTTGATAAACACATGCAAACAAATGTAAAAGGAATATATGCTGTAGGAGATGTTATAGAAAAAGAATTAAGGCAAGTAGTTACTTCAGTAGCTGAAGGAGCAATTGCTGCTTCACATGCTGTCAGAGAGTATTTTAATTAATAAATTAGAGTCCAATATAATGGACTCTTTTTTTTATTGTAATAAACTCTTTTTATTATTGTAAATATAAAACTTATAATAAGTAATAAAATAGAAGTAAAAATAATGGAGGTGAAATTAATGAGAGAAGCTTTAACCTTTGATGATGTTTTATTAGTGCCACAATATAGTGAAATTGTTCCAACAAAGGTGAACACTACTACAAATTTGATAAAGAATATAAAAATTAAGGTACCTTTTATTTCAGCGGCTATGGATACAGTAACAGAGTCAGAAATGGCAAAAGCAATGGCAAGAGAAGGTGGCGTTGGAATAATACATAAAAATATGTCAATAGAAAGGCAAGCTCATCAAGTTGCAAAGGTAAAAAGAGCAGAAAATGGAGTTATTTTTGATCCTATTACAATTTCACCAAATACAAAGGTATATGAAGCAGAAAAATTAATGAAAGAATATAAAATTGGTGGGTTTCCAGTTGTAGATAAAAAAGGAAAATTACTTGGAATATTAACTAATAGAGATATAAGATTTGAAAGAAACTCAAAAAAATTAGTTAAAGAATTAATGACACCGTATAAAAAATTAATAGTTGCAGGAACTCACATAGGATTAAAAAAAGCAAAAGAGATACTTCATGAAAATAAAATCGAAAAACTTCCAATTGTTGATGAAAATGGGAAAATAGAAGGATTAATAACAATAAAAGATGTAATGGCGGTTATAGAACATCCAAATGCAACTAGAGATTCAAAAGGAAGATTAGTTGTTGGTGGAGCAATAGGAATTTCGGATGGTCTTGAAAGATCGAGGGCATTAATTCAAGAAGATGTAGATTTTTTAGTTTTAGACTCAGCACATGGACATTCTAAAAATATTATTGAAACATTAAAGAAAATAAAAAATGAATATCCAAATATACCTATAATGGCAGGAAATATAGCAACGAAAAAAGCAGCAAAGGATTTAATAGAAGCTGGAGCTGATGCAATAAAAGTTGGAATTGGACCAGGTTCAATATGTACTACAAGAATAATTGCTGGAATTGGTGTACCACAGCTGACAGCAATAATGGATGTTTTTGAAATTGCTAAAGAACATAATATACCAGTTATTGCTGATGGAGGTATAAGATATTCTGGAGATATTGTAAAAGCATTAGTTGCAGGTGCAAAATCTGTAATGATTGGAAGTATATTTGCAGGAACTGATGAAGCACCAGGTGAAACCATAATATATGGAGGTAGAAAGTTTAAAACATATAGAGGAATGGGCTCAATAGGTGCAATGGAAAAAGGAAGTAAAGATAGATATTTTCAATCAGAAATTGAAGAATCTGAAAAATTAGTTCCAGAAGGTGTTGAAGGAATGGTTCCTTATAAAGGTGGAGTAAAGGATATAATTTATCAATTACTTGGTGGATTAAAAGCTGGAATGGGTTATAATGGAGCTGAAACCATAGAAAAATTAAGAGAAAATTCAGAATTTATAAAAATAACTCCAGCAAGTATGCAAGAAAGTCATCCACATGATATATCAATTACAAAGGAGTCTCCAAATTACTCTTACTTTCAGAAATAAAGTAAATATAAAATATGATACTTCGATTTTATGAAGTATCATATTTTATTAATTATATTTAAAGCATAATAACTTTTTTTATCATATCTTCTTCATAAGAAGAAGATATTTTATTTTGGTATAAAAGAGAATAGATATTTGAAGCTTTAAAATCATACTTTATTTGTTCTAAAAATATTTCTGGAATGCTATCGTATTTTTTATCTTCATTTTTTAAATCTTTTATAAGTTTTTTATATATTTGATAATATTGAGAAGGAGTCGTTATTATTGGATATTTAGATTTTTTCTTTATAATATTTAATAATTTTTGTCCTTTTTTATTAAAACCTAATACTCTTAAGTATTGTGGACCATATTCAGCATATTTTTTGTATTCATAATCCTTTAAATCAAATAAAATATTTAGCATACTTCTTTTTACTCTGGTATATGTAAATCTTTTAGATTTTACTTTTTTCAATAAATCATTTATATCCTTACTCCTTTTAGAGTATTCAATAAAACGTTTATCTAATCCTTCTTTTATATCTAAAATATCTGTAATATCTTCTCTTTCTGATAACCTTAATTTGTAAAGAATTATTTCCCTCATTTTTTCAAGATTTATTGGTCCATTCCCTTTACTTATTTCTCTTTTTAATATTTCTAAAGTTTTTTTAGGAACTGAGTTTTCTATTTTAGAGATTTTATTTTCAAATATTAACTTTCTTATTGCAGTAGCACTGGATAATTTTCCTTTGAATTCAGAATCATTATAGTCAGAACCGTGTCTTTGAATAGTATGAGGTATAATTTTTGAATTATAATAATTTAAATTATTTAAATATTCAATTCCCAATATATCATTGGATTTTTCAACTATTTTTTCAATATCAGTATCATTATCAAAAAACTTTTTTAATGCTTCTTTTCTAGCATTTGGAAAGCTTAATCCTTTTTTTAAATAATATTTTAGTAAATTAGTATATTCTTTTTTTTGAGTAATTAATACATTGGATATTTTTTTTAAATACTCAATATTTGAAGATTCGCTTCCAAAAACTATATCAGTAACTACGTTTGTTCTTTCAAGAACTCCAATAGAACCATTTGCAAATGTTCCAGCACTTTGTGTTGCATATACAAAAGGTAATTCAAAAACAATATCAATTCCCATATTTAAGGCTGTTTCTGTTCTTGAAAATTTATTTATTATGGCTGGTTCTCCTCTTTGAACAAAGTTGCCACTCATTACGGCAACAGTATAATCTGGAGATACAATTTTTTTTGCTGAATTAAGGTGATACAAATGTCCGTTATGAAATGGATTGTATTCTACAATTAAACCTAAAACATTCATAATTATCTACCTCACACATGAAAATGAAAGTATACACAGTCTCCTTCTTTTAATACATAATCTTTTCCTTCTATGGATACTTTTCCTTTTTCTTTTGCATCTTTAAAACTACCTATGCTTTTTAACTCTTCAAAATTTATTACTTCTGCTTTTATAAAACCAGATTGTATATCTGTATGGATTTTTCCAGCTGCATCATAAGCTGTGATACCTTTTAAAACATTCCAAGATTTTGATTCGTTTTCTGTTCCAGTTATAAAAGTTATTAAATTTAATGTATCTTTACACAATTTTACAAAATTATCTATTAAATTACCTTTTATATTAAATTCTTCCATAAAAATTTCTTTTTCTTCATCATCTAATTCTATTAAATCCATTTCTAATTTTGCAGAAATTTTATAAAAATTTGCATTTTTATTTTTTGCATATTCTTTTAATTTTATTACATATTCATTATCTTTTGTTAAGCCTTCTTCGTCTACATTTGCTACATAAATTACAGGTTTTTCAGTTATTAAAAATAGTGATTTTATAATTTCAATGTCTTTATCCGTTCTGGTTTCTTTGAATGTTCTAGAAGGGTTTGAAGTTTCTAAGTGTTTTTTTAAATCTTCCAGTAAACTACATTCATATTTTGCATCTTTATTTCCAGTTCTTGCTAATTTAAATGTTTTTTCATATCTTTTATCTATTGTATCAATATCTTTTTGAATTAATTCAAGGTCTACAACTTCTGCATCAAATATTGGATCTATTGTTCCAGATACATGAGAAATATTATCATCATCAAAAGCTCTAACTATATGCGCTATTGCATCAACTTTACTTATATTATCTAAAAATTTATTACCAAGTCCTTCACCCTTACTTGCACCTTTTACAAGACCAGCAATATCAACAAATTCTATAGATGGTTTTACAGTTTTTTGTGAATTATAAATTTTTGATATATAATCAACTCTTTCATCTTCATACTCAACTATGGCAATATTAGGCTCTATTGTACAGAATGGATAATTATCAGAAGGAACCATTTTTTTGGAAAGTGCATTGAACAAAGTTGATTTACCTACATTAGGTAATCCTACTAATCCTACTTGAAGCATTTTAAAACCCCTTTCAATTTTTATTATATATATTATACATTATTCAGTTTAATACAATTAACAAAAAAAATTGTGCTATAATTCATTAATTTTACAAAAAGGTTAAAATATTGTATAATGTTAAATGTGTAATGGAGGTGATTTTTATGTATGATTTTTTAAAAAAAATAGTATCAAAAGATATATTGTATAAAAACATGAAAGTTGAATTTGAAATAAATGGAGTTATGTATAGTGGAGTTTATAAAGGTAAATCTGAAAATTTTAATAGTAATACAGACTATGAAATTATATTTTCTGACGAAGATTTGAGTACATATAAAGTTAGTGAGTATAGTAAGATGAGATTTTATTCAAAATTATCTGTTTTTTTGTTTAAAACACAGATACACGAAATAAAAAAAGTTGAAGATAAAACATTAATATTTTTTAAAATACCTCCAAAAGTTTATAGAGTAAAAAGAAGAGCAGATATAAGAGTTGATGTTTGTCAAAATGTTTTTTTTTATTTAAAAGAAGAGTTTGAAAAATTTCATAATCCAGATAGAAATTACTTTCTTTCAATTGATTTTAGCGTTGGTGGTTTATATATTAGATCTAAAAAAAATTTAAAAATAAATGAAAAAATATTGATAAATTTTAATTTAGGAAGTGGATATAATATAAAAAATTATGAAAGTAAGGTAGTAAGAAAAGGTTATGATGAAGGGAAAGAATATCTATATGGAATAATGTTTATGAAAAAATTAAATTGGCTTATGAATGTATCACTTTATAAAACACTTTTGAAATTTAAAAAATAGTAAAAAATATGAAAAATAAAGTATTTTCCATTTAGTTGACTTTAAATACTTTTTTTAAAGAAAAAAAAAGTATTTTTAAAATTGAAAAAATTTTCATGTGTAGTGTTATAATATGCTGGGGTGATTTTTAAATGAAAAAATTAATAGAAAATGTAGAATTTTTTAAGGCAGAAATGATTAAACAAATTCTTGAAAATGAGGGAATAAATCCAATTATAAAGTCAACAAGTATGATTGGCTCTGAATATATGGGATATGGTATTAGAAAAGATTTATATATTAATGAAAAATTTTTTGAACAAGCAAAAAAAATATTAAATGATTTAGAAATTTCAAATAAAAAGGAGGATCAAAATGTCTGAATTAAAAATGACGCCTTTACATGAAGAACATATTAAGGCTGGAGCTAAAATGATAGAATTTGGTGGTTGGGATATGCCAGTATGGTATACTTCGTTGATTCAAGAACATAAGATGGTAAGAGAAAGTGTTGGAATATTTGATGTTTCTCATATGGGTGAAATAGAAGTAAAAGGTAAAGAAGCAAGAAAATTTGTTGATTACTTAATAACAAATAATGTTGAAGTAATAAATACAGGCGATATTGTTTATTCTCCTATGTGTAATGAAAATGGTGGAATTGTAGATGATTTACTTGCATATAAATTTTCAGAAGAATATATATTTTTAGTTGTTAATGCATCAAATACAGAAAAAGATTTTAATTGGATCTTAAAGCAATCAAAAGATTTTGATGTTGAAGTAAAAAATCTTTCAAAAGAATATGGGCAAATTGCTTTTCAAGGACCAAAAGCCGAAGAGCTTTTAATGAATATAACAAATGCTCCATTAACTGAAATGGGATTTTATACATTTGTTGAAGCTGATGTTGCAGGAATAAAGTCAATAGTTTCAAGAACGGGGTATACTGGAGAAGATGGATTTGAAATATACTTACCTGCAGAATACACTTCAAAAGTATGGCAAGAATTAATGAAACTTGCAAAAGAAGTTAATGGAGGTCCAGCTGGTCTTGGATGTAGAGATACATTAAGATTTGAAGCTGTTTATATGCTTTATGGCAATGATATTAATGATGAAACGACACCACTTGAAGCAGGATTAAAATGGGCTGTTGACTTAAATAAAGAATTTATTGGAAAAGAACCTATTTTAAAAATGAAAGAAGAAGGATTACCAAGAAGATTAAAAGGAATAGAGATTTTGTCTAAAGTTCCAGCAAGACATAATTATAAAATTTATTCTGGAGATGAAGAAATTGGATATATAACAAGTGGTTCAAAATCTATTTCAACAGATAGAAATTTAGCTTTAGGATATTTGAAAAAAGGTTTTACAAAGGTTGGAACAGAAATAGAAATAGAAGTTAGAAATAAAAGAGTAAAAGCACAAGTAATAAAAACACCATTTTATAGAGGTAGTGTAAAATCTAAGAAAAAATGATAGGGGTGAAAAAATAATGTCTAATTTTTCATATCTTCCTCATACAGAAGAAGAAATAAAAGAAATGTTAAAAACAATTGGTGTTGATTCTTTAGAAGAATTATAT contains:
- the pdo gene encoding protein disulfide oxidoreductase, whose amino-acid sequence is MERLLDENTAKQVKEVLNEMEGSVKCLLFKGDNEYSQVTEQLLKEVSEVNDKIVIESYDINDPLAEEFDIDKELTPAMVMLNSKGEDLGVKFYGIPSGHEFSTLLQELIAMSKGGKTEFSEDAVSKLSSIDKKLRIRAFITPTCPYCPKAVLAAQQTAMINENILGEMVEANEFGPLSMKHGVSSVPHTVIEVFENGEWVVKNEFVGAYPEPNFVEEILKAVE
- the trxB gene encoding thioredoxin-disulfide reductase; the protein is MFFDMGSAGKKSELKEYYDMIIIGGGPGGVAAAIYAVQGGVKPLIIEKALDGGQMNLTEKIENYPGFSSIEGSELAEKFGEHAKEFGVEFNYSTVIKIEDKGNEKLVYTDDGNVIKTKVIIIATGANPRPAGVKGEKEFTNKGISYCATCDGHFFKDQKVAVIGGGNTAVEEALYLSKIAKEVVIIHRRDKLRADKIYQERAFNTSNISFRWDSVIEEIKGDIKVRSLVLKNKKTNELTEELFDGIFIFIGLEPAVDFLNGIVELNESKYIKVDKHMQTNVKGIYAVGDVIEKELRQVVTSVAEGAIAASHAVREYFN
- the guaB gene encoding IMP dehydrogenase — encoded protein: MREALTFDDVLLVPQYSEIVPTKVNTTTNLIKNIKIKVPFISAAMDTVTESEMAKAMAREGGVGIIHKNMSIERQAHQVAKVKRAENGVIFDPITISPNTKVYEAEKLMKEYKIGGFPVVDKKGKLLGILTNRDIRFERNSKKLVKELMTPYKKLIVAGTHIGLKKAKEILHENKIEKLPIVDENGKIEGLITIKDVMAVIEHPNATRDSKGRLVVGGAIGISDGLERSRALIQEDVDFLVLDSAHGHSKNIIETLKKIKNEYPNIPIMAGNIATKKAAKDLIEAGADAIKVGIGPGSICTTRIIAGIGVPQLTAIMDVFEIAKEHNIPVIADGGIRYSGDIVKALVAGAKSVMIGSIFAGTDEAPGETIIYGGRKFKTYRGMGSIGAMEKGSKDRYFQSEIEESEKLVPEGVEGMVPYKGGVKDIIYQLLGGLKAGMGYNGAETIEKLRENSEFIKITPASMQESHPHDISITKESPNYSYFQK
- a CDS encoding nucleotidyltransferase → MNVLGLIVEYNPFHNGHLYHLNSAKKIVSPDYTVAVMSGNFVQRGEPAIINKFSRTETALNMGIDIVFELPFVYATQSAGTFANGSIGVLERTNVVTDIVFGSESSNIEYLKKISNVLITQKKEYTNLLKYYLKKGLSFPNARKEALKKFFDNDTDIEKIVEKSNDILGIEYLNNLNYYNSKIIPHTIQRHGSDYNDSEFKGKLSSATAIRKLIFENKISKIENSVPKKTLEILKREISKGNGPINLEKMREIILYKLRLSEREDITDILDIKEGLDKRFIEYSKRSKDINDLLKKVKSKRFTYTRVKRSMLNILFDLKDYEYKKYAEYGPQYLRVLGFNKKGQKLLNIIKKKSKYPIITTPSQYYQIYKKLIKDLKNEDKKYDSIPEIFLEQIKYDFKASNIYSLLYQNKISSSYEEDMIKKVIML
- the ychF gene encoding redox-regulated ATPase YchF yields the protein MLQVGLVGLPNVGKSTLFNALSKKMVPSDNYPFCTIEPNIAIVEYEDERVDYISKIYNSQKTVKPSIEFVDIAGLVKGASKGEGLGNKFLDNISKVDAIAHIVRAFDDDNISHVSGTIDPIFDAEVVDLELIQKDIDTIDKRYEKTFKLARTGNKDAKYECSLLEDLKKHLETSNPSRTFKETRTDKDIEIIKSLFLITEKPVIYVANVDEEGLTKDNEYVIKLKEYAKNKNANFYKISAKLEMDLIELDDEEKEIFMEEFNIKGNLIDNFVKLCKDTLNLITFITGTENESKSWNVLKGITAYDAAGKIHTDIQSGFIKAEVINFEELKSIGSFKDAKEKGKVSIEGKDYVLKEGDCVYFHFHV
- a CDS encoding PilZ domain-containing protein, with product MYDFLKKIVSKDILYKNMKVEFEINGVMYSGVYKGKSENFNSNTDYEIIFSDEDLSTYKVSEYSKMRFYSKLSVFLFKTQIHEIKKVEDKTLIFFKIPPKVYRVKRRADIRVDVCQNVFFYLKEEFEKFHNPDRNYFLSIDFSVGGLYIRSKKNLKINEKILINFNLGSGYNIKNYESKVVRKGYDEGKEYLYGIMFMKKLNWLMNVSLYKTLLKFKK
- a CDS encoding DUF2007 domain-containing protein; amino-acid sequence: MKKLIENVEFFKAEMIKQILENEGINPIIKSTSMIGSEYMGYGIRKDLYINEKFFEQAKKILNDLEISNKKEDQNV
- the gcvT gene encoding glycine cleavage system aminomethyltransferase GcvT, which codes for MSELKMTPLHEEHIKAGAKMIEFGGWDMPVWYTSLIQEHKMVRESVGIFDVSHMGEIEVKGKEARKFVDYLITNNVEVINTGDIVYSPMCNENGGIVDDLLAYKFSEEYIFLVVNASNTEKDFNWILKQSKDFDVEVKNLSKEYGQIAFQGPKAEELLMNITNAPLTEMGFYTFVEADVAGIKSIVSRTGYTGEDGFEIYLPAEYTSKVWQELMKLAKEVNGGPAGLGCRDTLRFEAVYMLYGNDINDETTPLEAGLKWAVDLNKEFIGKEPILKMKEEGLPRRLKGIEILSKVPARHNYKIYSGDEEIGYITSGSKSISTDRNLALGYLKKGFTKVGTEIEIEVRNKRVKAQVIKTPFYRGSVKSKKK